One region of Thalassophryne amazonica chromosome 16, fThaAma1.1, whole genome shotgun sequence genomic DNA includes:
- the LOC117527322 gene encoding MICAL-like protein 1, translated as MSVPYRAPVPAPRCQSFHTKSSFCTTGKPFIKSKSSSFCCSTNPTGSSCKVVSNHPWLSIIHPGPWTQLPPAAAPIPPLWPKIVCNKEGPWYTPRLSPLPNPFVEDEEECEDITEDTRGHESTTEDEDQSAPSVSQPENGHGPPHKSGYTRASVCSSVATKCAKVQDKQVQTDFREAGGGAGCERGKGASATSGEVHQTGKPDLAKTAGTRGWRARSHDAQTQTSLPAVGSAPPQNPFMSEQEDESQPKCAAWSSDSEPCNGNPFEPQPAVQDEPPRRVSVPGHDVPLIKRKVQTDINISTETLQVEMEELVTRLEALELRGAELEKSLRDCKNDEEEEKILMDWFSVIQERHILVRRETELVFLTKQQKLETRQADVEYELRCLFNKPESHWNQKDRGRERQLTDDLFAIIDQRNQIISSLEQDRQREREEDLFWEELKNNKDLQKEGLKELQKSKGNFVPKKVLKMVNHKAEEEPTSSEKEYQFML; from the exons ATGTCAGTCCCCTATAGAGCTCCTGTTCCTGCACCCAGATGCCAAAGTTTCCACACAAAGAGCAGTTTCTGCACCACAG GGAAGCCATTTATCAAAAGTAAATCATCCAGTTTTTGTTGCAG CACTAACCCGACTGGCAGTAGCTGTAAAGTTGTAAGCAACCATCCCTGGCTGAGCATCATCCATCCGGGACCCTGGACACAACTTCCTCCAGCTGCAGCACCAATACCTCCTCTTTGGCCCAAAATTGTATGTAACAAAGAGGGGCCGTGGTACACACCCAGGCTGTCTCCTCTTCCTAATCCATTTGTGGAGGATGAGGAAGAATGTGAGGACATTACTGAAGATACAAGAGGACACGAGAGTACGACTGAAGATGAAGACCAGAGTGCACCCTCAGTGTCACAGCCGGAGAACGGTCACGGGCCACCTCATAAATCAGGGTACACTCGCGCTTCAGTCTGTTCAAGTGTTGCCACCAAATGTGCAAAAGTCCAGGATAAGCAGGTGCAGACAGACTTCAGAGAGGCAGGTGGAGGTGCAGGATGTGAGCGCGGAAAAGGAGCGAGTGCAACATCTGGAGAAGTTCATCAAACGGGTAAACCTGATTTGGCTAAAACTGCGGGCACGAGAGGATGGCGTGCAAGGTCACATGATGCACAGACTCAAACTTCACTTCCGGCTGTTGGCTCTGCTCCACCTCAGAATCCCTTTATgtctgaacaggaagatgaaagccAACCCAAATGCGCTGCGTGGTCATCTGACAGTGAG CCATGCAATGGGAATCCATTTGAACCACAACCTGCAGTACAGGACGAGCCACCCAGACGGGTTTCAGTCCCTGGACATGACGTCCCGCTGATAAAGAGGAAG GTGCAGACAGACATAAACATTTCCACAGAAACGCTGCAGGTGGAGATGGAAGAACTGGTTACACGTTTGGAGGCTCTGGAACTCAGAGGAGCTGAACTGGAGAAGAGCCTGAGAGACTGCAAGAACG ATGAAGAGGAGGAGAAGATTCTGATGGACTGGTTCTCTGTTATTCAAGAGAGACACATTCTGGTGCGCAGAGAGACGGAGCTGGTTTTTCT GACAAAGCAACAGAAGTTAGAGACGAGACAAGcagatgttgaatatgagcttagaTGTCTCTTTAATAAACCAG AGAGTCACTGGAATCAGAAGGATCGAGGTCGGGAGAGGCAGCTGACTGATGACCTGTTCGCCATCATCGATCAGAGGAATCAGATCATCAGCAGTTTAGAGCAAGACAGACAGAG GGAAAGGGAAGAAGATTTGTTTTGGGAAGAATTAAAGAATAACAAAG ATTTGCAGAAAGAGGGACTGAAAGAGCTGCAGAAGTCAAAAGGGAATTTTGTGCCAAAGAAAGTGTTAAAGATGGTGAACCATAAAGCAGAGGAAGAACCCACAAGTTCTGAAAAAGAGTATCAGtttatgttgtaa